AGACCAATCAGGTGTTTTTATAAAGACTTTACCGgagtaaaatttagattttaatcTTTCAATTGTAGATTGATCTCAGTTTTACCAAGCTTGATTGATAGTTTGGGAGGAACAATAAAACTACAATAAATTTAGGTAAATTTGAGAGGATCTAAACATTATCTATTTCATCGGTATGTACCCGTTTTGTTCTATTTTGTGaatcgaaaaaataatgataatttttaggTAAAAACCATGAAGAGCTGTAAATTTTCAGAGTTGTCAAAAGATGCATATTGCGGATAGGTGATAACCAGATAAAAAGCTTGTTAATATGCatgcatacatatatattttgttgttagtTCTACAACTATTCTTTAAGCAAAGTATTTCAAGAATGCCTAGTTTGAACTAccttaacattttgaatttaacaAGAATGTCTTTATTGCAATggtgaaaaaagttttaaatatgcACTAAGAAAATTTCGGGCGtgctttgtttttttatgatttgaGTCCATTGTGTCTGACATTggaattcttttcttcaaacattgaataaaaaagcgcatatctaaaaaaaacagATTATCGTTAAACTGATGTGTTTAAGAGCTTGTGTTTCAGAACAATACCTTCAGTCtttcaacattttgttaaaagatggCCTTGCATGTACTTGTTTACCTATACTGGACTGTATAGTGCAGACGAAAGTGAATGATAAACAGGAGAAATCCAAGTTTGCATTTTTTCCCaaagataaaattatttgttatctTAGAGTATGTAGAATTTCAGAAAGAACGACGAAAACCCCCAGAATAAAAACCAGAAATGTTCCCGATCTGACTCACGACAGAGTGCAAAGGATCGTTCCCCCATTAATTATCAGTTTGTCTTAGACGGACAGATCCGCATTCCTTTCGTCTAACGACATCCAAGACCAGTACCCCAGGGGGTAACCAGGGTACCTTGATGACAAGGAAGAGAAAGTTGTATAAAAGAGAGAGGTAGATATCTGTGGAGTTATAACCAGACCAGACTCTCTGACGATGGAGACCATCAGTGTATTGTTTGCCCTGACTGTTGCCGGTGGGTTGGTGTCCCTTGCTGAGGCCCACGGACGCCTGATCCTACCCCCCTCTAGAAGCTCCATGTGGCGGTTCGGGTTCCCCACCCCAAAGAATTACCAAGATATGCAGTTGTGGTGCGGCGGCTCATGGGTGAGTTCTTTATAAcgataaaaatattcatttactgGTAATCTGTCCAGTGTTTTATTGAGATTAGTAATCTAGGTTAAAAAGTTcgtaatgtaaaatatttacaaggtTTATTTGCataatcaatttgaaatattttcaaattggaatttgaaagaaaataacttttttaagtTTTAGGACAATATTCCGTTTCAAAGCTTTAAAAGCTCTTACGGAAAATCATACACTAGTACATAGATAGATtataaacaaacttaaaaataatgaaccaaaaatacgaaaacaaaaaatatgacaCAAATTGGTTGGCTTTTAATTTGTTTCGAGTCTACTGGAATTGGCAATTAAAAGTGAAATGTTTCAAttcaaggaaattttttttggcatcTATTTGAAAATACTACAGAAAATTATTGGCATAAAAAAATCTTGGTTcagtttttcattaatttttttttggggggggggattgcaAGACGACACAGTTACATGGTTGTATATGGCAAGAGTTATTATACAAGTTTAGCAAAGGATTTTTCTTTTGGTCCACAGAACCAGTGGGGTCTTAATGGAGGACGATGTGGTGTATGTGGAGACCCGTACCAACAGAATCCCCGCGAGAACGAGGCTGGCGGGAAATACGCCACCGGCATCATATCCCGATGCTACCGGTATTTTCCCACCGGACAGATAATTGCCGTGCAGGTGGACCTCACGGTGAACCACCTTGGCTACTTTGAGTTCCGACTGTGTGAGCACAACGACACCTCCACCCCAACATCACAAGCCTGCCTGGACGCCAACCTCCTTCAGTTCGCGGACGGCAGCACGCGACATTACGTGAGAGAGCGGGACTACGGGGTGATGACGTTAAACCTCCGTATACCACCCACAGTGGTGTGTACTCAGTGTGTACTGCAGTGGAAGTACCATACaggtataaatgtatattatgttttatatcCAAATAAGGACCAGTTTACAGATGaaatgctatatatatattgacGCTGCAAACAATCGTTTATTTGTGTACGAGAAAAAATCGCCGTAAACCTGTTTTTCTGTAGTTTGTAATTTGTTTCAGACTTCGTCCCGAAATTAATTCACTGCAAACATGTTAATCACGCGTTCTTCCCAATTAAAGTCGATGTCTGAGAGCATTACCCCCCTTCCAGTGTTCTAAACCCTGTCTCTTTTGCACATTTGAATAATAGATTATGGTTTGATCTGTTATTATCACATATGTACTAAGTACGTCCCATCCTCAATTAAAAATTCAAGTGTGATCTTAAGGTGCAATATTCATCCTACTATAAAGGTGTAATTGTTCAATTGCAATACACTAATACCAACTCTATCACTACGTCTTCAGAGGAAGCAATGAACTCACCCACCTTTTTACAGTTTAGTTATCACTCTATCGACATAGCTGGAGTTAATCTCACACTTGACTTTGTTATTTTGTAGGTAACAGCTGGGGTAGAGACAAGGGTGGGGAAGGCATTGGTCACGGTCCCCAGGAGGAATTCTACGGCTGTTCAGACATCGCCATCCTACCAAACTGTGATGACGTCACAGGAAAAGCAGCCACTCCCCACTAAGGCCCTTTCAGGGACGACGCAAGCCAAGACATAGTATCTGTAAACTATGATCACTTTGTTGCTGGAATTGGTTACAGGATGGTCCCAATGAAGGCAAACATTTGAGTGGAGTTTTATAGCATGCGCAGACACCATCTCTTTTAAGAGGGAAAGAAAGTGCAATCAAATTCAAGTTATTCTGTCCTATGTATATAACGGTATTGCTGTATATTTGTGCTACACACACTTTAAATCAATCAATTTGATAGCTTAAAGGCTTTTCTATATTTCTATAAGCTTAAATTCATCTTTTTGATAAATAACAGCCTTTAGTGTTTAATTACATACGATAATTGTTGAAAGTTGAACTTCCTTGAGCAATTTATCAAAGTTGAAATCACGGAAACTTGGTCTTAGCTAAGCATAGTAATCCAAAAGTGTTCTACTTTTGTATCGTGCAATACCTTTTCAATCACATGAAAATGAGATACAAAATACATGCAATTATTATCAGTATAGTGACTATGtcaattatttacttttaatcTTTAATAAAGCGATCTGCATCTGTGCATTTCTTTCTATCTCATTATTGTGCAGAAAAAAGAACTGTACTCCATACAAACGGAGAAAAACGTGCATACCAGTCCACGCAAAAGCTAACGGACGTTTGCGTCCATACAATTTTAAGAGACTGCTATTATGgcttttgaataaaataatggTTCAATGGCTCCCAGCAAAAAATAACTGCGTGTGAATGATGCTTTTTGAGACTGGAAGTAGGTGAGTCAAGGGAGAGATAGTCCCCTCTCCGACTGTTATAAGCATAAGTATATCCTGGCATTTCTTTGGGGAAATTGAATTCATACGGAAATATATTACCAGATCGGTTcgaataaagacaaaaaaaacataattagaAAAGTTCAATAGCACTTGTTTATGTGTTAAGTGTTCTCTAATGCGTAGTTGACTCtggtaaaataaaaacttcatCACAGAAACACATATCTGTATTCAATAAGTATACTAGCGCTTACACTCAAATTCACTAAGCAGAGGCAGCTGATGTCCCGTCGTTTGATTTTTTCCTGTTTGTcgtattgataaaaatattattattatgtcGCTTTCCAAACAGCAGATTATGGACATATTTGAATTGTCTTTTGTTTCAATGATTATTAATGGATTCTAAACTTTTTAcatctaaattttaaatgtacgtTAC
This portion of the Magallana gigas chromosome 7, xbMagGiga1.1, whole genome shotgun sequence genome encodes:
- the LOC105324920 gene encoding uncharacterized protein: METISVLFALTVAGGLVSLAEAHGRLILPPSRSSMWRFGFPTPKNYQDMQLWCGGSWNQWGLNGGRCGVCGDPYQQNPRENEAGGKYATGIISRCYRYFPTGQIIAVQVDLTVNHLGYFEFRLCEHNDTSTPTSQACLDANLLQFADGSTRHYVRERDYGVMTLNLRIPPTVVCTQCVLQWKYHTGNSWGRDKGGEGIGHGPQEEFYGCSDIAILPNCDDVTGKAATPH